A genomic segment from Peptococcaceae bacterium encodes:
- the asnS gene encoding asparagine--tRNA ligase has translation MKSVSVKELYLKPEDYLGKRILVNGWVRTARSSKTFGFIELNDGSCFKNLQVVYSDGLSNYQEVAKLNIGSALRVDGELVESPGAGQPFELKALNIVIEGLSSPEYPLQKKRHSFEFLRSIAHLRPRTSTFSAVFRLRSVLAYAIHKFFQERGFVYVHTPIITGSDAEGAGEMFRVSTLDLDHIPRDEQGRPDFSQDFFGKETNLTVSGQLEVETFCLAYGKVYTFGPTFRAENSNTARHAAEFWMIEPEIAFAGLQENMELAEEMMKYVIGYALENAPEELNFFQKFVDNNLLGRLENICNSDFARISYTEAVGMLQKAEVEFLYPPQWGSDLQTEHERYLTERVFQKPLFVTDYPKEIKAFYMRLNDDSRTVAAMDLLVPGVGEIIGGSQREERLEILEKRMEEKGLKKADYWWYLDIRKYGGVKHAGFGLGFERLLMYLTGMTNIRDVIPFPRTVKNAQF, from the coding sequence ATGAAAAGCGTATCGGTAAAAGAACTGTATCTGAAACCGGAAGATTACCTGGGAAAGAGAATTCTGGTCAACGGCTGGGTCAGGACGGCGCGTTCTTCCAAAACATTCGGGTTTATTGAGCTGAACGACGGCAGCTGTTTTAAAAACTTGCAGGTTGTTTACAGCGACGGGCTGTCCAATTACCAGGAAGTGGCGAAACTGAACATCGGCTCAGCCTTGCGGGTTGACGGCGAACTTGTGGAATCTCCGGGAGCCGGGCAGCCTTTTGAATTAAAAGCCTTGAACATAGTGATCGAAGGGCTTTCTTCACCCGAATATCCACTGCAAAAAAAAAGGCACTCCTTTGAATTCCTGCGCAGCATCGCGCATTTAAGGCCGCGAACCAGCACTTTTTCTGCGGTATTCAGGTTAAGGTCTGTTCTCGCCTATGCTATTCACAAATTCTTTCAGGAACGCGGGTTTGTTTATGTTCATACGCCCATTATAACAGGCAGCGATGCTGAGGGCGCGGGGGAAATGTTCAGGGTTTCCACCCTTGATCTGGACCATATCCCGCGTGATGAACAGGGCAGGCCCGACTTTTCGCAGGACTTTTTCGGCAAGGAAACAAACCTGACGGTGAGCGGGCAGCTTGAAGTGGAAACCTTTTGCCTGGCCTACGGGAAGGTGTACACATTCGGTCCCACCTTTCGGGCCGAAAACTCGAACACGGCGCGCCATGCCGCCGAGTTCTGGATGATCGAGCCGGAAATAGCCTTTGCCGGTTTGCAGGAGAATATGGAACTGGCTGAGGAAATGATGAAATACGTGATCGGTTACGCACTGGAGAACGCGCCGGAAGAATTAAACTTCTTCCAAAAATTTGTGGACAATAACCTTTTGGGCAGGCTGGAAAACATCTGCAATTCGGATTTTGCCAGGATTTCTTATACCGAAGCCGTCGGCATGCTCCAGAAGGCCGAAGTGGAATTCCTTTATCCGCCCCAGTGGGGGAGCGATTTACAGACTGAACATGAGAGGTACCTGACAGAACGGGTTTTCCAAAAACCGCTGTTTGTAACCGATTACCCAAAGGAGATCAAAGCCTTCTACATGCGATTGAATGACGACAGCAGGACTGTTGCGGCCATGGATCTTCTGGTCCCGGGAGTTGGCGAAATAATCGGCGGGAGCCAGAGGGAAGAGCGGCTGGAGATACTGGAAAAAAGAATGGAAGAAAAAGGCTTGAAAAAAGCTGACTACTGGTGGTACCTGGACATCAGGAAATACGGTGGGGTGAAACATGCCGGCTTCGGCCTGGGTTTTGAAAGACTGCTGATGTACCTTACCGGCATGACCAATATCCGTGATGTCATACCTTTTCCCAGGACGGTAAAAAACGCACAATTTTAA
- a CDS encoding M48 family metallopeptidase: MTAVFILSLLYLWSTLFPGRISPEAVKYFSPDDACRGRQYNQVLRLTYIGNFLLNTVFLIWFAFSGKASVLSRWAHQFSGGVYWGGLLIFSLITWLIVTSIHLPFSFISGYYWEKRWGVSTQSLGAWWLDFFKGMGIDLILFTAGVLLLFWIIGRWPRLWWLIGAAFFSLWLIIQVYLWPVVVSPLFNRFAPVKHPAVAAVVRELARKADLPVEQVLVMDASRRTTQANASFSGLGRTKRIVLYDNLLANYPLEEIKAVVAHEMAHWKKGHIVKGLVLGILGSLVLWLFLFRLLNQTLPPGSHGAPHVLVLVLLFFSLTSFISSPLQNHISRGMEKEADRLAIQLTGDVPAAVRLQVNIARKNLSDVSPPAFIQWFSYSHPPAPDRIAGIQRAGGNE, from the coding sequence ATGACCGCAGTTTTTATCTTAAGCCTGCTTTATCTCTGGTCTACTCTTTTCCCCGGCCGGATTTCTCCCGAAGCCGTAAAATACTTCTCGCCGGATGATGCCTGCCGCGGACGACAGTACAACCAGGTGCTTCGATTGACATATATTGGTAATTTTTTGTTGAACACTGTTTTTCTCATTTGGTTTGCCTTCAGCGGCAAGGCATCAGTTCTTTCCCGCTGGGCGCATCAATTCTCCGGGGGCGTGTACTGGGGAGGTCTCCTTATTTTTTCGCTTATCACCTGGCTGATCGTGACCAGCATACATTTGCCTTTTTCCTTTATCTCCGGTTATTACTGGGAAAAGCGCTGGGGCGTTTCCACCCAGTCCCTTGGGGCATGGTGGCTGGATTTTTTTAAGGGCATGGGGATAGACCTGATCCTGTTCACTGCCGGCGTCCTTCTTCTCTTCTGGATTATCGGACGCTGGCCCAGGCTCTGGTGGCTCATCGGCGCTGCTTTCTTTTCGCTTTGGCTGATTATCCAGGTGTATCTCTGGCCTGTGGTGGTGTCACCGCTTTTTAACCGCTTTGCGCCGGTAAAACATCCCGCCGTGGCAGCGGTTGTCCGGGAGCTGGCCCGAAAAGCCGATCTGCCCGTGGAACAAGTTCTCGTCATGGACGCAAGCCGGCGTACCACCCAGGCCAATGCCAGTTTTTCGGGATTGGGAAGAACCAAAAGAATTGTCCTGTATGATAACCTGCTTGCCAATTACCCGCTTGAGGAGATAAAAGCCGTGGTGGCACATGAAATGGCTCACTGGAAAAAGGGGCATATTGTTAAGGGACTGGTTCTTGGCATCCTGGGCAGCCTTGTGCTCTGGCTTTTCCTTTTCCGGCTGCTTAACCAGACCCTCCCGCCGGGTTCTCACGGCGCTCCCCATGTCCTGGTCCTGGTATTGCTTTTCTTTTCCCTGACCTCATTTATCAGCAGCCCGCTCCAGAACCATATTTCCCGGGGAATGGAAAAAGAGGCCGACCGGCTCGCCATACAATTAACCGGCGATGTGCCGGCGGCTGTGCGCCTGCAGGTAAACATCGCCAGGAAAAACCTTTCCGACGTATCGCCGCCGGCCTTTATCCAGTGGTTCAGTTATTCTCATCCCCCTGCTCCCGACCGGATTGCCGGCATCCAACGAGCAGGCGGGAATGAATGA
- the serC gene encoding 3-phosphoserine/phosphohydroxythreonine transaminase, with protein sequence MTGNINRAKNFNAGPAALPLSVLQTAQEEMLNYQGSGMSVMEMSHRSKEYEEIHNQAIQLLTELLFLPEDYDVLFLQGGASLQFSMVPMNFLQPGKKAGYVLTGAWSEKALAEAKIFGEAYVAASSKNENYRRIPEPGELAYQPDTAYLHITSNNTIFGTQWQSFPDAGDLHLVADMSSDILSRPIDASKFSLIYAGAQKNLGPSGVVVVIIKRSLLEQANQKLPTMLSYSTYKDHNSLYNTPPCYSIYILKLVLSYVKEIGGVTEIYRRNKEKAALIYDAIDQSGGFYRGHAEPGSRSLMNITFRLPDEELEKKFLVDAKKEGFVGLNGHRSVGGCRASAYNAVSYQDCAALKEFMEYFKRTNG encoded by the coding sequence ATGACAGGCAATATCAACCGTGCCAAAAACTTCAACGCGGGGCCGGCGGCCCTTCCCCTGTCCGTCTTGCAAACAGCCCAGGAGGAAATGCTGAATTACCAGGGTTCGGGAATGTCTGTGATGGAAATGAGCCATCGCAGTAAAGAATACGAGGAAATACACAACCAGGCCATCCAGCTTTTAACGGAGCTCCTCTTCTTGCCCGAAGACTATGATGTTCTTTTCCTGCAGGGGGGCGCAAGCCTTCAGTTTTCGATGGTCCCCATGAACTTCCTGCAGCCGGGTAAAAAGGCCGGGTATGTCTTGACTGGCGCTTGGTCAGAAAAGGCCCTGGCCGAAGCAAAAATCTTCGGCGAAGCCTACGTGGCCGCCAGCAGCAAGAACGAAAACTACCGCCGCATCCCGGAACCAGGCGAACTGGCATACCAGCCGGACACGGCCTACCTGCATATCACCTCAAATAACACCATTTTCGGTACACAGTGGCAGTCGTTTCCCGATGCAGGAGACCTGCACCTGGTTGCCGACATGTCCAGCGATATTCTTTCCAGGCCTATCGACGCAAGCAAATTCTCACTTATTTATGCCGGTGCGCAAAAGAACCTGGGCCCGTCGGGCGTGGTGGTTGTAATCATCAAGCGCAGCCTGCTGGAACAGGCTAATCAAAAACTGCCGACCATGCTCAGTTACAGCACCTATAAAGATCACAATTCCCTTTATAATACTCCGCCCTGCTACAGTATTTATATTCTCAAGCTTGTCCTGTCATATGTTAAGGAAATCGGCGGAGTAACAGAGATTTACCGGCGCAACAAAGAAAAGGCCGCCCTCATTTACGACGCCATCGACCAAAGCGGAGGTTTCTACCGCGGTCATGCCGAGCCGGGCAGCCGCTCGCTGATGAACATCACTTTCCGGCTGCCTGACGAGGAATTGGAAAAGAAATTCCTGGTCGACGCAAAAAAAGAAGGCTTCGTCGGTCTGAACGGACACCGTTCCGTCGGCGGGTGCCGCGCTTCCGCCTATAACGCCGTCTCTTACCAGGACTGCGCCGCATTGAAAGAGTTTATGGAATACTTCAAAAGGACCAACGGGTAA
- a CDS encoding pyridoxamine kinase translates to MKRPVNRVAAIHDLSGFGRSSLAVVIPILSTMGVQVCSLPTAVLSTHTGGFDGYCFIDLTEYMEEYIGHWKRLGLDFDCIYSGFLGSPRQIEIISSFIDDFSAGSPLVVIDPVMGDNGRLYDTMDWEMVERMRGFIKRAGIITPNFTEAAFLLNEPYNLNITEKEIKGWLVRLSEMGPGIVIITSVPVSPASRNTSVIAFNRDDGRFWKVSCVYIPAHFPGTGDAFTSVIVGSILRGDSLPVALDRGVQFITSAIRASYGFKYPEREGVLLERVLGNLNMPVIASSYELLE, encoded by the coding sequence ATGAAAAGACCGGTAAACAGGGTTGCCGCTATCCATGACCTGTCCGGGTTCGGCAGGTCTTCGCTGGCGGTTGTTATTCCCATTCTTTCGACCATGGGGGTGCAGGTGTGTTCTCTCCCCACGGCAGTGCTTTCCACCCATACAGGCGGTTTTGATGGATACTGTTTTATTGACCTTACCGAGTACATGGAAGAATACATAGGACATTGGAAAAGGCTGGGCCTTGATTTTGACTGCATATACAGCGGTTTTTTGGGCTCTCCAAGGCAGATAGAAATAATATCAAGTTTTATCGACGACTTTTCTGCCGGCAGTCCGCTGGTGGTCATTGACCCGGTAATGGGCGACAACGGCAGGCTCTATGACACTATGGATTGGGAAATGGTGGAAAGAATGAGGGGCTTTATCAAGAGAGCCGGCATTATCACCCCGAATTTTACGGAAGCCGCCTTTCTCTTAAATGAACCGTACAATTTAAACATCACGGAAAAAGAAATAAAAGGCTGGCTGGTTCGTTTATCGGAAATGGGACCGGGCATAGTAATTATAACCAGTGTTCCGGTTTCGCCGGCGAGCAGGAACACCAGCGTTATCGCCTTTAACCGGGATGACGGGCGTTTTTGGAAAGTAAGCTGCGTTTATATACCGGCCCATTTTCCCGGAACCGGCGATGCCTTCACCAGCGTGATTGTGGGCAGCATCCTCCGGGGTGACAGCCTTCCCGTCGCCCTGGACAGGGGCGTCCAGTTTATTACTTCGGCGATCCGCGCCAGCTACGGCTTTAAGTATCCGGAAAGAGAAGGCGTTCTGCTGGAACGCGTGCTAGGCAATTTGAACATGCCCGTTATTGCCAGCAGTTACGAATTACTGGAGTAA
- a CDS encoding YggT family protein, translating to MEKANESCQLAKKAIYYVLGLMETLLLFRFVFKLLGANPASGFVSFVYSLAGIFLAPFYGIFRPVVTKGLEVRSVFEPATLIAMIVYPVIAYGIVRLLDLRMTGTRE from the coding sequence ATGGAGAAAGCAAACGAAAGCTGCCAGCTGGCCAAAAAAGCAATCTACTATGTGCTTGGTCTCATGGAAACGCTGCTTCTGTTTCGCTTCGTTTTCAAACTGCTAGGAGCAAATCCCGCCAGCGGGTTTGTGTCGTTTGTTTATTCACTTGCCGGTATTTTCCTGGCCCCGTTTTACGGTATTTTTCGCCCCGTCGTTACAAAAGGGCTGGAAGTCAGGTCCGTTTTCGAACCGGCCACCCTCATCGCCATGATTGTCTACCCGGTAATTGCTTACGGCATTGTGCGTCTTCTTGACCTGAGGATGACGGGAACGCGGGAATAA
- a CDS encoding ABC transporter permease codes for MNSLFERFTFNLKTVSEANRGLLAVTRKEMADHLSQKRFFILALLITVACLASLYVAASTIRSSVGENQIDFVFLRLFTTSGDTLPFSFISFVSFLGPLVGITMGFDAINGERDRGTLSRVLSQPIYRDAVINGKFAAGVAVLALVIFGLVALVAGLGLVLIGIPPTVEEALRIVVYMLLSVVYIAFWLALSILFSVLFRQTSTSALAGVAAWLFLAIFAGLLAGMVAEGIYPVTESSSTQQVLAQAHLQQALARISPSTLYDEAITTLLDPGVRTLGPVLLEQTVGAVKGPLTIGQSLLLIWPHLVGLAAATLICFAFAYTVFMRQEIRA; via the coding sequence ATGAACAGTCTATTTGAACGATTCACTTTTAATTTAAAGACTGTCTCAGAAGCTAACAGGGGCTTGCTGGCTGTCACGCGTAAAGAAATGGCCGACCATCTTAGCCAGAAGCGGTTTTTTATCCTGGCTCTCCTGATAACAGTTGCCTGCCTGGCCTCTCTTTATGTTGCTGCCAGCACTATTCGCTCTTCTGTTGGCGAAAACCAAATAGATTTCGTATTCCTTCGTCTTTTTACCACCTCCGGAGACACCCTTCCTTTTTCCTTCATATCTTTTGTCTCCTTTTTAGGACCGCTGGTCGGTATCACCATGGGCTTTGATGCCATAAACGGGGAAAGAGACCGCGGTACTTTGAGCAGGGTCCTTTCCCAGCCCATTTACAGGGATGCCGTGATCAACGGCAAGTTTGCAGCCGGCGTTGCGGTTTTAGCACTCGTTATCTTTGGGCTTGTTGCCCTGGTGGCAGGGCTGGGACTGGTCCTCATCGGCATTCCGCCCACAGTAGAAGAAGCGCTGCGAATTGTCGTCTATATGCTGCTGAGCGTTGTCTATATCGCCTTCTGGCTGGCCCTGTCCATTCTCTTTTCTGTGCTTTTCAGGCAGACCTCCACCTCGGCCCTGGCCGGGGTTGCTGCCTGGTTGTTTTTGGCTATTTTTGCGGGGCTTCTTGCCGGTATGGTGGCAGAAGGCATATATCCGGTAACGGAATCCTCAAGCACTCAACAGGTTCTTGCGCAGGCACACCTGCAGCAGGCCCTCGCTCGGATTTCCCCGTCCACTCTTTATGATGAAGCAATCACCACCTTGCTGGATCCTGGCGTAAGAACACTGGGGCCCGTCCTGCTGGAACAAACTGTTGGCGCGGTCAAAGGCCCGCTCACTATAGGCCAAAGTTTGCTCCTGATCTGGCCTCATCTTGTGGGCCTGGCGGCGGCAACACTGATTTGCTTCGCTTTTGCCTACACGGTGTTTATGCGCCAGGAAATAAGGGCGTAG
- a CDS encoding ABC transporter ATP-binding protein encodes MMTGNILVETRDLTKKYGEITAVDHLNLRIEEGKIYGLLGPNGAGKTTTILMLLGLTEPTSGQALVAGYDATRNPLKVKSIVGYLPDNVGFYQEMTGVENLFYTTSLNGISPEESRKRINYALERVGLAEVGHRKVGEYSRGMRQRLGIADLLVKDPKLIILDEPTLGIDPEGVRELLKLIKNLSVDDGRTVLISSHMLHQIQQICDEVGIFVKGRLIASGTIEELGSQLMPGSTMQFEIKAEPEGDELARLFWEIEGVEDVQKQGDIYLLSCREDIRDTLVKNLVAANYTLLHLQMRGVSLDSIYLRYFEKEGYYEQSI; translated from the coding sequence ATGATGACAGGAAATATCCTGGTAGAAACAAGAGACCTGACCAAAAAATACGGGGAAATAACAGCCGTCGATCACCTTAATCTCCGGATCGAGGAGGGTAAAATATACGGGCTTCTGGGACCCAATGGGGCCGGCAAGACGACGACCATCTTGATGCTGCTGGGACTGACTGAACCCACCTCTGGCCAGGCGCTGGTCGCCGGCTATGACGCCACTCGCAATCCCCTCAAGGTAAAATCAATAGTTGGATATTTACCCGATAACGTGGGATTTTACCAGGAAATGACCGGTGTAGAGAATCTCTTTTATACAACTTCCCTTAATGGAATATCGCCTGAGGAATCAAGGAAGCGGATAAATTATGCCCTGGAGAGAGTAGGTCTTGCCGAGGTGGGGCATAGAAAAGTTGGCGAGTATTCCAGGGGCATGCGGCAGAGACTTGGGATTGCCGACCTTTTAGTGAAAGACCCGAAATTAATAATTCTCGATGAACCGACCCTGGGTATTGACCCTGAGGGTGTTCGCGAGCTGTTGAAGCTGATCAAGAACCTGAGCGTCGACGATGGAAGGACTGTTTTAATCTCCTCCCATATGCTGCATCAGATCCAGCAAATCTGCGACGAAGTGGGGATTTTCGTTAAGGGCAGGCTGATTGCAAGCGGGACAATTGAAGAACTGGGGAGCCAGCTAATGCCTGGCAGTACCATGCAGTTCGAAATCAAGGCGGAACCCGAGGGAGATGAATTAGCGCGGCTTTTCTGGGAAATTGAGGGTGTTGAGGATGTGCAAAAGCAAGGAGATATTTATCTTTTATCTTGCCGGGAAGACATCCGCGACACGCTCGTGAAAAACCTTGTTGCCGCGAACTATACCCTGCTTCATCTTCAAATGCGCGGTGTTTCCCTGGACAGCATTTACCTCCGTTACTTTGAAAAGGAGGGCTACTATGAACAGTCTATTTGA